A stretch of the Hydra vulgaris chromosome 09, alternate assembly HydraT2T_AEP genome encodes the following:
- the LOC100205507 gene encoding protein angel homolog 2 — MCSKPLFRNFRCVGRNWVKRPLPEHLSKSPDVNFEFTVASYNVLADCLLKEHSYLYRNAQSINSPWLLDWNYRKHNLLKEIIYADADVLCLQEVEEEHYYNWFYPRLKDFGYDGIYKRRSGDKRDGCATFFKLNRFSFHSIELLDFYHPNIPLMDRNNVAILLFLTPRSNHGKNKSPICIGNTHLLFNKNRGDIKLAQISYIFAEIDRLKKSAKFGSCFPLVICGDFNSLPFSPLYHFITKGQLCYNNMNKAALSGQNESSYGFNTNNIVKDPIFPDALRLTSNCKWKHGISLNEFHLGEKNVAPIVDNHMQNKQAKPSGEFSGVLSHDFCLNSSYLHYLPDGAKEVTTSHNRACSTVDFIFYSSNQESKNSSSSNNSVQKNLCLSGVLSLLSESDLKSMGQLPNGFISSDHLMLLSSFILH; from the exons atgtgtaGTAAGCCATTGTTCAGAAATTTTCGTTGTGTTGGACGTAATTGGGTAAAAAGACCTCTACCTGAACATCTTTCTAAATCTCCTGATGTAAATTTTGAATTCACAGTAGCTTCTTACAATGTTCTAGCAGATTGCCTTTTGAAGGAACATTCTTATCTATACAGAAATgctcaaagtattaacagtccCTGGCTTCTTGATTGGAATTATCGAAagcataatttattaaaagaaattatctaTGCTGATGCAGAT gttCTTTGCTTGCAAGAGGTTGAAGAAGAACACTACTACAACTGGTTTTATCCACGTCTTAAAGATTTCG gGTATGATGGTATATACAAAAGGCGTTCAGGTGACAAACGTGATGGTTGTGCCACCTTCTTTAAATTAAATCGTTTTTCTTTTCACAGTATTGAATTGCTTGATTTTTATCACCCAAATATTCCTCTAATGGATAGAAACAATGTTgccattcttttatttttaactccTCGATCTAATCATGGTAAGAATAAATCACCGATATGCATTGGTAATACCCATTTACTGTTTAACAAAAATCGGGGTGACATAAAACTTGCTCAGATTAGCTATATTTTTGCTGAAATTGatcgtttaaaaaaatctgcaaaGTTTGGTTCATGTTTCCCTTTGGTTATTTGTGGGGATTTTAATTCTTTACCATTTAGTCCTCTCTACCATTTTATCACCAAAGGTCAGTTATGTTACAATAATATGAATAAAGCTGCTTTATCCGGTCAAAATGAGTCCTCATATGGgtttaatactaataatattgtaaaagatCCCATATTTCCTGATGCGCTAAGACTTACCAGCAACTGTAAGTGGAAACATGGCATCAGCCTTAATGAATTCCATTTAGGAGAGAAAAATGTTGCTCCTATAGTTGATAATCATATGCAAAATAAACAAGCGAAACCGTCAGGTGAATTTTCAGGGGTTTTATcacatgatttttgtttaaacagtAGTTATTTGCACTATTTACCTGATGGAGCTAAAGAAGTGACCACGAGCCACAATCGTGCTTGTTCTACAGtcgattttatattttattcttcTAATCAAGAGTCGAAGAACTCAAGTTCATCAAATAATTCAGTTCAAAAAAACTTGTGTTTGTCGGGTGTATTAAGTTTACTTTCAGAATCTGATTTAAAGTCAATGGGACAGCTACCTAATGGTTTTATATCATCTGACCATTTGATGTTATTGTCTTCATTTATTCTtcactaa